One Penicillium oxalicum strain HP7-1 chromosome III, whole genome shotgun sequence genomic region harbors:
- a CDS encoding MFS siderochrome iron transporter 1, with product MGTDTSGESHREGEETNATPPTLSSPVTTTGSQSSCGHFDNALAAKMQLVNEAIDTIGFTPYHTKLFFLNGFGYGVDSLLLFLMSISADSVVAQYNPQFNRGTQLGFYLALLFGALFWGTTADVIGRKWAFNFSLFTSAIFSLAAGAAFNYSSWATLVAISAFGSGGNLVLDTTVFLEYLPSTKQYLLILLAGWWGVGQTVAGLIAWPLMSKYSCPSDNSIPCTDANNMGWRYLFFTCGALVFTLSMARVAVIKFHETPKFLLCRGMDEKVVETLQDMARKYNRPCELTLERLQSRGKIHSDYSERSNVCSELEIHVRGLFTTRAMTQSTVLVWLSWAVIGLGYALYYVYLPEYLASRNELAGETSQELVWRNYAITNLSAIPGPVLAAYLSERPCLGRKGTMCIGAFLTSERHD from the exons ATGGGGACCGACACCTCTGGTGAAAGCCACCGCGAAGGGGAAGAGACAAATGCGACGCCGCCAACTTTAAGCTCACCCGTTACAACGACGGGTAGTCAATCATCTTGTGGCCATTTTGACAATGCCTTGGCAGCCAAAATGCAATTGGTCAATGAA GCAATCGACACAATAGGATTTACCCCATACCATACAAAGCTCTTTTTCCTGAATGGATTCGG CTATGGCGTGGATTCGttgctcctcttcttgaTGAGCATCTCTGCAGATAGCGTGGTGGCTCAATACAATCCTCAATTTAACAGAGGTACCCAACTAGGATTCTATCTTGCCCTGCTGTTCGGAGCACTCTTTTGGGGCACTACCGCCGATGTGATCGGCCGGAAGTGGGCATTTAATTTCTCTCTGTTCACCAGTGCCATCTTTTCCCTCGCGGCCGGGGCTGCGTTCAACTATTCTTCGTGGGCCACTTTGGTTGCAATCTCAGCATTTGGCTCAGGTGGTAACTTGGTACTTGACACGACGGTCTTTTTGGAGTATCTTCCCTCCACCAAACAatatcttctcatccttcttgcGGGCTGGTGGGGAGTCGGACAGACGGTAGCCGGTTTGATTGCTTGGCCCTTGATGT CAAAATATAGCTGCCCATCAGATAACTCAATTCCGTGCACCGACGCCAACAACATGGGATGGAGATATCTTTTCTTCACCTGTGGTGCGCTGGTGTTCACTTTGAGCATGGCCCGAGTTGCTGTCATTAAATTTCACGAAACACCAAAGTTCCTTCTCTGTCGCGGCATGGACGAAAAGGTAGTCGAAACTCTTCAAGATATGGCCCGCAAATACAACCGGCCGTGTGAACTCACTCTTGAGCGGCTTCAATCCCGTGGCAAGATCCACAGTGATTATTCTGAGAGAAGTAATGTCTGTTCTGAGCTGGAAATCCATGTACGAGGCTTGTTCACGACTCGAGCCATGACACAATCTACCGTGTTGGTCTGGCTCTCCTGGGCCGTTATTGGCCTAGGGTATGCCCTGTACTATGTGTATCTGCCGGAATACCTGGCCTCCCGAAACGAGTTGGCCGGGGAGACCTCTCAGGAGCTCGTATGGCGCAACTACGCCATCACAAATCTCTCCGCGATACCGGGTCCTGTGCTTGCAGCCTACCTGTCCGAACGACCTTGTTTGGGTCGAAAAGGAACAATGTGTATAGGAGCTTTTCTAACAAGTGAGCGACATGATTGA
- a CDS encoding Mitochondrial phosphate carrier protein, with product MAAITAPQDQPKSGFALYSRFAFAGAVCCSVTHGAVTPLDVVKTRIQLDPVTYNRGMIGGFRQVIQNEGAGALLTGLGPTAAGYFLQGALKFGGYEFFKQQAINQVGLEAATNNRTAVYLASSACAEFMADIALCPLEATRIRLVSQPSFANGLFGGFSRIMKEEGIAGFYSGFGPILFKQVPYTMAKFVVFEKVSEAVYAQVDKNSLSDGAKTGINLGSGLVAGLAAAVVSQPADTMLSKINKTQGAPGEGTISRLIKIGKELGLRGSYSGIGARLFMVGSLTAGQFAIYGDIKRVLGATGGVEIGK from the exons ATGGCTGCCATCACTGCCCCCCAGGACCAGCCCAAGTCGGGCTTCGCCCTCTACAGCCGCTTCGCCTTCGCTGGTGCCGTGTGCTGCAGTGTCACCCACGGCGCTGTCACTCCTCTTGATGT CGTCAAGACCCGTATCCAGCTTGACCCGGTTACCTACAACCGTGGTATGATCGGTGGTTTCCGCCAGGTCATCCAGAACGAGGGTGCTGGCGCCCTCCTGACCGGTCTCGGTCCCACTGCCGCTGGTTACTTCCTCCAGGGTGCCCTCAAGTTCGGTGGTTATGAGTTCTTCAAGCAGCAGGCTATCAACCAGGTCGGTCTGGAGGCTGCCACCAACAACCGCACCGCTGTCTACCTCGCCTCTTCCGCCTGCGCTGAGTTCATGGCCGACATTGCCCTCTGCCCCCTCGAGGCCACCCGTATCCGTCTCGTCTCCCAGCCCAGCTTCGCCAACGGTCTCTTCGGTGGTTTCAGCCGCATCATGAAGGAGGAGGGTATCGCCGGTTTCTACTCTGGATTCGGACCCATCCTGTTCAAGCA GGTTCCCTACACCATGGCCAAGTTCGTCGTCTTCGAGAAGGTCTCCGAGGCCGTCTACGCCCAGGTCGACAAGAACAGCCTTTCCGACGGTGCCAAGACTGGTATCAACTTGGGATCTGGTCTCGTTGCCGGTCTCGCCGCCGCCGTTGTGTCTCAGCCCGCCGACACCATGCTCTCcaagatcaacaagaccCAGGGTGCTCCTGGTGAGGGTACCATCTCTCGTCTCATCAAGATCGGAAAGGAGCTCGGCCTCCGCGGCTCTTACTCCGGTATCGGTGCCCGTCTGTTCATGGTCGGTTCACTGACTGCCGGTCAGTTCGCCATCTACGGTGACATCAAGCGTGTCCTTGGTGCCACCGGCGGTGTCGAGATTGGCAAATAG